A window of the Citrus sinensis cultivar Valencia sweet orange chromosome 9, DVS_A1.0, whole genome shotgun sequence genome harbors these coding sequences:
- the LOC102613500 gene encoding UPF0481 protein At3g47200-like, translating into MDNLITEEEEEVDIDVSVALRELTCKLEREPNESSAGFKIRKVPEHLRTENVKAYEPQIIAIGPLNHSLPWEKTHLAEMQKHKVLSLKKLLRRRGSSQRYLVAMGNLEEKARCSYAEPIDMYRHEFVEMLVLDACFIVELFRKFKPDPWDNDNDVFRESWVRKKLGRDLLLADNQLPLFVVQEFYNITKMPEDQETNFEDLILGFFSQVLPVQLLKVSKNGPVFNPEMHLLGFIYDYYWSLVPRNVPPPYAKNWNFIISATNLREAGIKFEKIEGESLLSIDFDKDAGILKIPTLTIDDDTESFFRNISIYEQFFPIDVLAPFINYLKFMDCLINTAKDVELLCENKILHNCLGDDEVVANMFNRLGDSVALPLYNFYGDIFQYVKEYCDRHWNRWIANLRHNYFNTPWTIISVFAALFLLILTLIQTLFSVLAYFR; encoded by the coding sequence ATGGATAATTTGATAacagaggaagaggaagaggtGGACATAGATGTATCCGTTGCGCTACGGGAATTGACGTGTAAACTTGAGAGAGAACCAAATGAATCCTCAGCTGGTTTTAAAATACGAAAAGTACCCGAGCATCTGCGTACTGAGAATGTAAAAGCCTATGAACCACAAATAATAGCGATCGGTCCTCTAAACCACTCCCTGCCTTGGGAGAAAACTCACTTAGCAGAGATGCAAAAGCACAAAGTTCTCTCTCTGAAAAAGCTTCTCCGCCGAAGAGGTAGCTCACAAAGGTATTTGGTGGCCATGGGAAACTTAGAAGAAAAAGCTCGTTGTAGTTATGCAGAGCCCATAGATATGTATCGACATGAATTTGTGGAAATGTTGGTCCTTGATGCCTGCTTTATTGTTGAGCTATTTCGCAAGTTTAAGCCAGATCCATGGGACAATGATAACGATGTTTTCAGGGAAAGTTGGGTTCGCAAGAAACTGGGTCGTGATTTGTTGCTAGCTGACAATCAACTTCCCTTGTTCGTTGTTCAGGAATTTTACAACATTACTAAGATGCCGGAGGatcaagaaacaaattttGAAGACTTGATTTTGGGTTTCTTCAGTCAAGTACTTCCTGTCCAACTTTTGAAAGTCTCAAAAAATGGACCAGTGTTCAATCCCGAAATGCATTTACTGGGCTTTATATACGATTATTACTGGAGCTTGGTTCCTCGCAATGTACCTCCGCCTTATGCGAAAAATTGGAATTTCATAATAAGTGCTACAAATCTCAGAGAGGCTGGAATCAAGTTCGAGAAGATTGAGGGTGAAAGCTTACTGTCAATTGATTTTGACAAGGATGCTGGAATACTAAAAATACCTACATTGACAATTGATGATGACACCGAATCCTTTTTCCGAAACATCTCTATTTATGAGCAGTTTTTCCCAATTGATGTGCTCGCTCCTTtcatcaattatttgaaattcatgGACTGTCTCATCAACACGGCAAAGGATGTGGAATTGCTTTGTGAGAACAAAATTCTCCATAATTGTTTAGGTGACGATGAAGTGGTAGCCAACATGTTCAATAGGCTTGGAGATTCTGTCGCGCTGCCCCTTTACAACTTTTACGGAGACATATTCCAATACGTGAAAGAGTACTGTGACAGGCATTGGAACAGATGGATTGCCAACCTCAGGCATAACTATTTCAACACTCCATGGACAATCATTTCCGTTTTCGCTGCACTTTTTCTGCTTATACTTACCCTGATACAAACTCTGTTTTCAGTTCTAGCTTATTTCCGGTAG
- the LOC127900026 gene encoding UPF0481 protein At3g47200-like yields the protein MEQKKEMGQHISIELQELRYKLDEASIESSTVFTGQQDLTHELAGASIEPSSAGFKIRRVPEHLRTENVKAYEPQIIAIGPLTCHLLDNKTHFGEMQKLKVLYLKRLLQRKGADFKDLQEFLCTRRWVVEKAYLLYAQPILMSQDKFVEMLVLDAFFIVELFHKFRLEQWDNDNNVFKTSWVRKKLRRDLLLAENQLPFFVLREYFVYTAMPEDQKTSFYDLLEDQKTSFYDLVRGFFCNILHVSLWEVPIESPTWHLLGFIHNSVPRNISPARKDNWNFIVCATNLKEAGIKFEKIEGGSLLSIEFDKDAGILKIPRLTIDDDTESFFRNISVYEQFFPIDAYAPFINYVKFMDSLINTAKDVELLCENKILHNFLGDDEVVANMFNRLGDSVGLPPYNCYEDILRCE from the coding sequence atggaGCAAAAGAAAGAGATGGGCCAACATATATCCATTGAGCTACAGGAATTGAGGTATAAACTTGATGAAGCATCAATAGAATCCTCAACTGTTTTTACTGGGCAACAGGATTTGACGCATGAACTTGCTGGGGCATCAATTGAACCCTCCTCAGCtggttttaaaataagaagagTACCTGAGCATCTACGTACTGAGAATGTAAAAGCCTATGAACCACAAATAATAGCAATCGGTCCTTTAACCTGCCACCTCCTTGACAACAAAACTCACTTTGGAGAAATGCAAAAGCTCAAAGTTCTCTATCTGAAAAGGCTTCTCCAGCGAAAAGGGGCAGATTTTAAGGACTTACAAGAGTTTTTGTGCACCAGGAGATGGGTAGTAGAAAAAGCTTATCTATTGTATGCACAGCCTATACTTATGTCTCAAGATAAATTTGTGGAAATGTTGGTACTTGATGCTTTCTTTATTGTTGAGCTATTTCACAAGTTTAGGCTAGAGCAATGGGACAATGATAACAATGTTTTCAAGACAAGTTGGGTCCGCAAGAAACTGCGTCGTGATTTGTTGCTTGCTGAGAATCAGCTTCCCTTTTTTGTTCTCCGGGAATATTTCGTCTATACTGCGATGCCTGAGGATCAAAAAACAAGTTTCTATGACTTGCTTGAGGATCAAAAAACAAGTTTCTATGACTTGGTTCGGGGTTTCTTCTGTAATATACTTCATGTCTCACTTTGGGAAGTCCCTATAGAATCTCCAACCTGGCATTTACTGGGCTTCATACACAATTCTGTTCCTCGTAACATAAGTCCAGCTCGTAAGGACAATTGGAATTTCATAGTATGTGCTACAAATCTCAAAGAGGCTGGAATCAAGTTTGAGAAGATTGAGGGTGGAAGCTTACTGTCAATTGAATTTGATAAGGATGCTGGAATACTAAAAATACCTAGATTGACAATTGATGATGACACCGAATCATTTTTCCGAAACATCTCTGTTTATGAGCAGTTTTTCCCAATTGATGCGTATGCTCCTTTCATCAATTATGTGAAATTCATGGACTCTCTCATCAACACTGCAAAGGATGTGGAATTGCTTTGTGAGAACAAAATTctccataattttttaggtGACGATGAAGTGGTTGCCAACATGTTCAATAGGCTTGGAGATTCTGTCGGCCTGCCCCCTTACAACTGTTACGAAGACATTCTACGATGTGAATGA